The following coding sequences lie in one Salvelinus fontinalis isolate EN_2023a chromosome 21, ASM2944872v1, whole genome shotgun sequence genomic window:
- the LOC129818443 gene encoding uncharacterized protein LOC129818443 — MVSACSGHGRPYSFPSTALGIKVSLSSGYHPQTNGQTVRANQELETAIRCVTSAQPSSWSAQLSWVKYSHNTLINTSPGMSPFECALGYQPPLFPAQEVEVAVPSVQDHMRHCRRTWRRARAAVLRASARTQSKANHRRAAATVYTSGQRVWLSSKDWPLNVVSKKLAPRFIGPFEIDHVINLSAVHLKLPDSLKIHPTFHVSLIKPVYSSPLSPPAADPPLPRLIDDHPAYTVQRLLNVRHRGYGWQYLVDWEGYGPEERSWVPCRHILDPSLLQDFYTSHPNKPGRAPGGICRGGVLSHLLPLRPLVSIRCRPSLQFSLAVWLFTLFNSVNYNLTLHFGFFCNSSELPRFCTPYLSVYNKHFGSFIPASASESALGFPCVRSVQHQLCHLA, encoded by the coding sequence atggtcagcgcatgttcaggtcatggtagaccttactcattcccctcCACAGCTCTGGGTATTAAGGTCAGCCTTTCATCTGGATATCACCCCCAGACCAACGGTCAGACCGTGCGGGCCAACCAGGAGTTGGAAACTGCTATACGCTGTGTTACTTCAGCTCAGCCTTCCTCCTGGAGTGCCCAGCTATCCTGGGTGAAATATTCCCACAACACCCTCATCAACACCTCACCAGGTATGTCTCCCTTTGAGTGTGCTCTGGGTTACCAACCTCCCTTGTTCCCTGCCCAAGAGGTTGAAGTAGCGGTGCCCTCAGTCCAGGACCACATGCGCCATTGTCGTCGCACCTGGAGGAGGGCCCGGGCTGCTGTTCTTCGTGCCTCCGCCAGGACCCAATCCAAGGCTAACCATCGTCGTGCTGCAGCTACAGTCTACACTTCAGGCCAAAGGGTATGGCTTTCTTCGAAGGACTGGCCTCTAAATGTTGTTTCAAAAAAACTAGCTCCCCGATTCATTGGCCCCTTTGAGATTGATCATGTCATAAACCTCTCTGCTGTTCATCTAAAACTCCCTGACTCTCTCAAAATTCACCCCACCTTCCATGTATCACTAATCAAACCAGTCTACTCCAGTCCTTTGTCCCCTCCTGCAGCTGATCCGCCACTCCCTCGTCTTATCGACGACCATCCTGCCTATACGGTCCAACGGCTTTTGAATGTGCGCCATCGGGGCTACGggtggcagtatctggtggactgggaaggatACGGGCCTGAGGAGCGTAGCTGGGTGCCCTGTCGTCACATTCTGGATCCCTCCCTCTTACAGGATTTTTACACCTCACACCCAAACAAGCCGGGTCGTGCGCCAGGTGGCATCTGTAGAGGGGGGGTATTGTCACATCTGCTCCCACTACGCCCTCTGGTGTCCATCCGGTGTCGTCCTAGCCTGCAGTTCTCTCTCGCGGTGTGGTTGTTTACCCTGTTCAACTCAGTCAACTACAACCTCACTCTACACTTCGGGTTTTTCTGCAACTCATCTGAGCTACCCCGGTTCTGCACTCCATATCTCTCTGTGTACAATAAACattttggttcattcatccctgcTTCTGCATCTGAGTCCGCTCTTGGCTTCCCCTGTGTTCGCTCCGTGCAACACCAATTATGTCATTTAgcctaa